Proteins encoded together in one Quercus lobata isolate SW786 chromosome 3, ValleyOak3.0 Primary Assembly, whole genome shotgun sequence window:
- the LOC115980729 gene encoding uncharacterized protein LOC115980729 translates to MASDEVCGKLSTEFFEGADGVRCQSVEPNSRCAFQRRREGSAHDGDCYSLKVHWGLEDGKIGLIEEFKASQDQLAIHASREAVQSWCPPPGTLFKLNFDAAVFMDTESSGFGVVIRNNMGEVMAALSTKGPPVANSKEAEILACRKALEFAVEAGFQDVVVEGDNGTVMNGLTTVKPVNSWLGNIYEDARCLAMRFWSVSASCIRRSANGVAHSLARFARQLSEDYVWLEEQPTPAIEALYADSFATA, encoded by the exons ATGGCTTCCGATGAAGTGTGCGGTAAATTGAGCACTGAGTtctttgaaggtgctgatggagttcgGTGTCAGTCGGttgaaccaaattctcgctgCGCCTTTCAGCGTCGTAGGGAAGGCTCTGCACATGATGGTGACTGTTACTCCTTGAAGGTTCATtggggtcttgaag ATGGTAAAATTGGGTTGATAGAGGAATTTAAAGCTTCACAGGATCAGTTGGCTATCCATGCGTCCAGGGAGGCAGTGCAATCGTGGTGTCCACCTCCAGGTACTTTGTTTAAGTTGAACTTTGATGCGGCTGTCTTCATGGATACGGAGTCATCGGGTTTTGGCGTGGTTATAAGGAACAACATGGGTGAAGTGATGGCGGCGTTGTCAACAAAGGGCCCTCCAGTTGCAAACAGTAAAGAAGCGGAGATTTTGGCTTGCCGGAAGGCTTTGGAATTTGCTGTGGAGGCGGGTTTCCAAGATGTCGTGGTGGAGGGAGATAATGGCACTGTAATGAACGGCTTGACAACAGTCAAACCCGTCAACTCATGGCTGGGAAATATATATGAAGATGCTCGTTGCTTGGCTATGAGATTTTGGAGTGTATCAGCTAGTTGTATACGTCGTAGTGCGAATGGAGTGGCCCATTCTTTGGCCAGGTTTGCAAGACAATTAAGTGAGGACTATGTATGGTTGGAAGAACAACCAACCCCTGCCATTGAGGCTTTGTATGCGGACTCTTTTGCTACTGcttaa